Proteins encoded by one window of Dokdonella sp.:
- the glyQ gene encoding glycine--tRNA ligase subunit alpha, whose protein sequence is MAGPTFQDVIQTLNQYWAEQGCVLIQPLDTEVGAGTFHPATFLRALGPEPWAAAYVQPSRRPTDGRYGENPNRLQHYYQYQVVLKPNPDDILDRYIGSLKALGIDPLVHDLRFVEDNWESPTLGAWGLGWEVWLNGMEVTQFTYFQQAGGLECRPVTGEITYGLERLAMYLQNVDNVYDLVWTVAPHGVVTYGDVFHQNEVEQSTYNFEYANVEKLFAWFDTCESEATRLVAAGLPLPAYEQVMKASHTFNLLDARRAISVTERQRYILRVRTLARAVAEAYHAQREKLGFPGLRKTREAA, encoded by the coding sequence ATGGCCGGACCGACCTTCCAGGACGTCATCCAGACCCTCAACCAGTACTGGGCCGAGCAGGGCTGCGTGCTGATCCAGCCGCTCGACACCGAGGTCGGCGCCGGCACGTTCCATCCGGCGACCTTCCTGCGCGCGCTCGGCCCCGAACCTTGGGCCGCGGCCTATGTGCAACCGTCGCGGCGCCCAACCGATGGCCGCTACGGCGAGAACCCCAACCGCCTGCAGCACTACTACCAGTATCAGGTCGTGTTGAAGCCGAATCCCGACGACATCCTCGATCGCTACATCGGCTCGCTGAAGGCACTCGGCATCGACCCGCTCGTGCACGACCTGCGCTTCGTCGAGGACAACTGGGAATCGCCCACGCTCGGCGCCTGGGGACTGGGCTGGGAGGTCTGGCTCAACGGCATGGAAGTGACCCAGTTCACCTATTTCCAGCAGGCCGGCGGGCTCGAATGCCGACCGGTCACGGGTGAAATCACCTACGGCCTCGAACGCCTTGCCATGTACCTGCAGAACGTCGACAACGTCTACGACCTCGTGTGGACGGTGGCACCGCACGGTGTGGTCACCTACGGCGACGTGTTCCACCAGAACGAAGTGGAGCAGAGCACCTACAACTTCGAGTACGCCAACGTCGAGAAGCTGTTCGCCTGGTTCGACACCTGCGAAAGCGAGGCGACACGCCTGGTCGCCGCCGGCCTGCCGCTGCCGGCCTACGAGCAGGTCATGAAGGCCAGCCACACCTTCAATCTGCTCGACGCGCGCCGCGCGATCAGCGTGACCGAGCGCCAGCGCTACATCCTTCGGGTGCGCACGTTGGCACGCGCAGTCGCCGAGGCCTACCACGCGCAGCGCGAGAAGCTCGGCTTCCCGGGACTGCGCAAGACGCGGGAGGCCGCATGA